One window of the Anomalospiza imberbis isolate Cuckoo-Finch-1a 21T00152 chromosome 24, ASM3175350v1, whole genome shotgun sequence genome contains the following:
- the KCNJ5 gene encoding G protein-activated inward rectifier potassium channel 4: MAGDSRIFMNQDMDIGVTSREPKKIPKQARDDVPIATDRTRLISAEGKKPRQRYMEKSGKCNVHHGNVQETYRYLSDLFTTLVDLKWRFNLLVFTMVYTITWLFFGFIWWLIAYIRGDLDHLEDENWIPCVENLSGFVSAFLFSIETETTIGYGHRVITEKCPEGIVLLLVQAILGSIVNAFMVGCMFVKISQPKKRAETLMFSNNAVISMRDEKLCLMFRVGDLRNSHIVEASIRAKLIKSKQTKEGEFIPLNQTDINVGFDTGDDRLFLVSPLIISHEINEKSPFWEMSRTQLEKEEFEIVVILEGMVEATGMTCQARSSYMDTEVLWGHRFTPVLTLEKDFYEVDYNSFHSTYETHTPVCCAKELAQSRREGQLLGPLPSLARDTGTAREDEEEEEGREPAGLSGANGTAGEGKEEVPV; the protein is encoded by the exons ATGGCTGGAGATTCCCGGATCTTCATGAACCAGGACATGGACATCGGGGTTACATCCCGGGAGCCCAAGAAGATCCCCAAGCAGGCTCGGGATGATGTCCCCATCGCCACGGACAGGACCCGGCTCATTTCTGCCGAGGGCAAGAAGCCACGGCAGCGGTACATGGAGAAGAGCGGCAAGTGCAACGTGCACCACGGGAATGTCCAGGAGACCTACCGGTACCTCAGCGACCTCTTCACCACCCTGGTGGACCTCAAGTGGCGCTTCAACCTGCTGGTCTTCACCATGGTCTACACCATCACCTGGCTGTTCTTTGGGTTCATCTGGTGGCTCATCGCCTACATCCGGGGAGACCTGGACCACCTGGAGGATGAGAACTGGATCCCCTGCGTTGAAAACCTCAGCGGATTCGTGTCAGCGTTCCTGTTCTCCATCGAGACCGAGACGACCATCGGGTATGGCCACAGGGTCATCACGGAGAAGTGTCCCGAGGGCATTGTGCTGCTCCTGGTCCAGGCCATCCTGGGCTCCATCGTCAACGCCTTCATGGTGGGATGCATGTTCGTCAAGATCAGCCAACCAAAGAAGAGGGCGGAGACCCTCATGTTCTCCAACAACGCCGTCATTTCCATGAGGGATGAGAAGCTCTGCCTCATGTTCCGGGTCGGGGACCTCCGCAATTCCCACATTGTCGAGGCTTCCATTCGAGCCAAACTGATTAAGTCCAAACAGACCAAAGAAGGAGAGTTTATTCCCCTGAATCAAACGGACATCAACGTGGGATTTGACACTGGAGACGACAGGTTGTTCCTGGTGTCCCCTCTCATCATCTCACATGAGATCAATGAGAAAAGCCCCTTCTGGGAGATGTCCCGcacccagctggagaaggaggagTTTGAGATTGTGGTCATCCTGGAAGGAATGGTGGAAGCCACAG GGATGACTTGCCAGGCTCGCAGCTCCTACATGGACACCGAGGTGCTGTGGGGACACCGCTTCACCCCCGTGCTCACCCTGGAGAAGGATTTTTACGAGGTGGACTATAACAGCTTCCACAGCACCTATGAGACCCACACGCCCGTGTGCTGTGCCAAGGAGCTGGCCCAGTCCCGCCGGGAAGGGCAGCTCCTcggccccctgcccagcctggctcgggacacagggacagccagggaggatgaggaggaggaggaaggcagggaaCCGGCGGGACTGAGCGGAGCCAatgggacagcgggagaggggaaggaagaggTGCCTGTATAA